Proteins from a genomic interval of Lolium perenne isolate Kyuss_39 chromosome 1, Kyuss_2.0, whole genome shotgun sequence:
- the LOC127327439 gene encoding uncharacterized protein, which yields MAPPGPKSRPPSSRRPAQIPLHLLPVGRPKSRPTFFPGGSLIPPPTHLFLLMVDEPPASLPATTAVAEPPGSVPDAATEPEKADEEGDKEDALLDHAQALISPVIGQEADPSRRLIHTLATICDVQEATGASRG from the coding sequence ATGGCTCCGCCTGGCCCCAAATCCCGCCCGCCTTCTTCCCGGCGACCGGCCCAAATCCCGCTGCACCTTCTTCCCGTCGGCAGGCCCAAATCCCGCCCCACCTTCTTCCCCGGCGGCAGCCTCATCCCACCGCCCACCCACCTATTCCTTCTGATGGTGGACGAGCCGCCAGCATCACTTCCGGCCACCACCGCCGTCGCCGAGCCACCGGGATCAGTTCCCGACGCCGCTACCGAGCCAGAGAAGGCGGACGAGGAGGGGGACAAGGAGGACGCGCTGCTGGACCACGCGCAGGCCCTGATTTCGCCGGTCATCGGGCAGGAGGCCGACCCCAGCCGGCGGCTGATACACACCCTCGCCACCATCTGCGACGTCCAGGAGGCTACAGGGGCATCACGGGGCTAG